The genomic DNA TTGACATAGCTGTCCAGGAAAAGAAGGCGGAAGTGTAAAAAAGGCATACGCCGAAGAGTATGTTAAGCAGAATACCTGCCGTTTTTTTGTTCATAATTTCAAAGCCCCTCGTCGGGCGTGTCCTTGTAGGTATCTCTTACGGTGATAAATTTATCAAGATTATCAAAAAATACTTTAACCAGAGCAGGGTCAAAATGCTCTCCGCTCTCTTCCCTGAGAAGGTTCAGAATCCGTTCCATTTCCCATGCTTTTTTATACACCCTGTCGCTTCCGAGGGCATCAAAAACGTCTGCAATGGCGGTTATGCGGCCGAAAATATGTATATCCCCGCCGGAAAGGCCGTAAGGGTAGCCCTTTCCGTTCCATTTCTCATGATGGGTGAGTGCCACCGTTGCCGCAGCTTTCAGTATTTTCCTTTCGGAATGCCTGAGTATGTTGTAGCCCATAACAGCGTGGCTGCGCATAACTTCCCATTCCTCATCATTAAGCTTGCCGGGTTTCAGAAGTATGGCATCGGGAATGGCAACCTTCCCTATGTCATGCATGGGCGAGGCCATTTTCAGGAGTTCGGCCTCCTTTTCGTTCATGCCGCTGCCGATAGCCAGAATGTAGGAGTATTCGGCAACCCTTTTCACATGGTAGCCCGTCTCCTTTGAGCGCATCTCCCCGGCTTCCGCCATGGTAAAGATAATCTCCTTCTGCGTGTGTTCTATCTCCTGCTGCATAAGCACTGTGGAAAGCTCCTTCCCTGTGTAGGTAGCGGCCAGCATCAGCCTGCGCACATCCTCCTCGGTGAATTTTCCTTCCTCAGTCATTTTATTTATAGCCTGAAAAACCCCTATGACGTTTCCTTCCGGGTCGTGGTAGGGGATTGCGATCATGTTTCTTGTGCGGTAGCCTGTCTGCATGTCCACGGTTTTGTCAAAACGAGGATCGCTGTAGGCATCGTTTATGATAATCACCTCATCATTCTCCGCGGCTTTCCCCGCAATGCCGCTTCCCAGAGGAATGCTTATCCTGTCCAGCCCGTGGGCAACCTTTGTCCAGAGGATGTCCCAGCGTCTGTCTATCAGCCAGACCGTACACCTGTCCGCCACGACAAGATCACGCCCCATATCAGCCAGAATCACAAGCATCTGATCCAGACGGTGTTCGTTTGCAATCAGGCCTATGTAGCTGAAAATAGATGCTACAAGCTCTTCTGCCGTGGGCTCCGGTCTGGAGATGTACAGCTTCTCAGACATATCATTTCTTCCTTGATTCTAAAAACATATGCACAAACACAATTACTACCATAACAGCAGCAGTTGCAAGCAAAATCATTTTCCCGTCAGTCATGGCCGACTGGAAATGCTTCTGGGCTGAGGCCACCCTTTCAGGCAGCTGGCTGTGATAAATAAGGTTCATCGCTACTCCCTGAATATTTTCAATACTTCTCCTATATAGATTCGGTGATAATCCTTAGCCGGATAAAATTTTTCTGCACCTTCATCCAGAAAATTACGGCTGTCCATATCCTGAAAATATATCTTTTTGCAGAGAAGCACCAGTCTTGCCTGCTCAAATGCCGTTGAACCGCCTACGGGAATAGCCGTGAGCCCGGTTTCCAGCGCCTTATCGTAATCCCTGCCTGACTTTGAGCCGCAGAAATTAAGCGCCGGGCGGAACTCCTCACTGAAAAAAGAGAGGGTAAATTCATCATTCTTTTCCATAAAGCCGTAAGTGTATCTGGTGGGGCGCACATAAACAGTTGCGGCGGGCTTATTCCAGAGAATACCGAGGCCGCCCCAGCTTGCGGTCATGGTGTTGTAAGAATCGGGTGTGCCCGCCGTGATCAGCGTCCAGTCTTTGCCGATCAGCCTGAAAGGGTTGTCGCTGAGTTCTTCAGGCTTAATGATATCAAAATGCTTCATTTATTCTCCTTTGATGCGAGAAATTCCGCCACTGCTGAGGCTTCGCTCCCGGTTATTTTAAGCCCGAAGCCCTTCATTCTGTCAATGGTGGAAGCCCACTTCTTCTGATCATACTGTTTTTTCAAAGCAAGCTCAAGGCTGTGGCATCCGGCGCATTTAGAAGTAAAAACCTTTTCACCGTCAGCCGCTTTTGCGTTTACGGTTATCAGTATACAGACAGAAATTACAACGATTAGAAAGATAATAAAAGATTTTAAAGATTTCATGACTTGCCTCCTTGATCTGATAATAAAAATCCGCACATCCTGTCGGATTTTTATACACGCTCGCGCCGTGGTAAACACGGCTTCGCTGCGCACGGCGTCGGCACTTCCTGTGCCTCATTCATCTGAGACCTGATAATAAAAATCCGTACATCC from Geovibrio ferrireducens includes the following:
- a CDS encoding HD-GYP domain-containing protein; translated protein: MSEKLYISRPEPTAEELVASIFSYIGLIANEHRLDQMLVILADMGRDLVVADRCTVWLIDRRWDILWTKVAHGLDRISIPLGSGIAGKAAENDEVIIINDAYSDPRFDKTVDMQTGYRTRNMIAIPYHDPEGNVIGVFQAINKMTEEGKFTEEDVRRLMLAATYTGKELSTVLMQQEIEHTQKEIIFTMAEAGEMRSKETGYHVKRVAEYSYILAIGSGMNEKEAELLKMASPMHDIGKVAIPDAILLKPGKLNDEEWEVMRSHAVMGYNILRHSERKILKAAATVALTHHEKWNGKGYPYGLSGGDIHIFGRITAIADVFDALGSDRVYKKAWEMERILNLLREESGEHFDPALVKVFFDNLDKFITVRDTYKDTPDEGL
- a CDS encoding flavin reductase family protein, with translation MKHFDIIKPEELSDNPFRLIGKDWTLITAGTPDSYNTMTASWGGLGILWNKPAATVYVRPTRYTYGFMEKNDEFTLSFFSEEFRPALNFCGSKSGRDYDKALETGLTAIPVGGSTAFEQARLVLLCKKIYFQDMDSRNFLDEGAEKFYPAKDYHRIYIGEVLKIFRE
- a CDS encoding cytochrome c family protein, whose amino-acid sequence is MKSLKSFIIFLIVVISVCILITVNAKAADGEKVFTSKCAGCHSLELALKKQYDQKKWASTIDRMKGFGLKITGSEASAVAEFLASKENK